In the Drosophila willistoni isolate 14030-0811.24 chromosome 3R, UCI_dwil_1.1, whole genome shotgun sequence genome, GTTCGGTTTTAAGATTTCAGATTCAGTAAATATTGATAAATGAGAAGAAAAGTATGCGTAGGCTTGTTGATTATTGAAGTTTTTTAAATTCGATGGATTAATCAATTAGGacaattaaaacttttttcatacaaaattcgacatttttgtttaaaatttataaatatgaaaCGCATCAGCTGCTTTGATTCGTTGCAAGCAGtgttgaaaaatatgaaaacgaTACGTTTAAAACCTATGCTTGTAAAATTCTGTTTATTAGCTTTAAATAAAGTAGATTAACAATTATAAGCAAGAAAACTGGGCAGATAAATGGAATACACAcctaagtaaatatttaaaatctttGCTTTAATACGTATGCAATTTTTAGTTGCTTATCAACACTGTTGTCGATATTTTTTCTCACAGCTGTTGTTTTGCACTGTTCTTCGTTATCATTATTCGCCAATAATacttaaaaatattcaagTCCAAGAACAAACAATTTAACCTGCAATAATTCCCACCAAACGACCTTTTAAGGATGGATCAATAAATGGTGCGTTGCTGCGGCTAACCATAAGCATCTAATTGGATTTGAATAGTGAGAAAAACGCTTGTGTTGTGTGAACACTTGGCTTGGTGGGATACACaaatagatacatatatatttatatacatatatatatatatatattgaagtGCATCTGCGCCCACCCTTTGGCTCCCACACAAACACCCATACAAAATGAAAGCAACAGGAACAAAGGCAAAAGCTGCTCGTCTCACCAGCCTCACCGAGGATGTGTACATTGTACCCGAGGATGCACCCTTTCGTGGCCGTCTGCAATTTCTCTTTTctcaaattgaaaaagaatttGAACAGCTCTATGTAGAGAATCTGCAATGTGAGTTGGAGGAGAGTGTAATATTACAATGCGACTGAGAGTTATCATTTATTTTCAGTGCAAGATAAGCTTGAGAGTGTCACTGCAGTCAGCAACAAGGAAACGCCACCCTCAcatgagcagcagcaacaacaactgcagcagcaacagcgtAACGAGCGTGCAGGTGTTTCCGGTACGGGATTAGGCTTGAGTCCTGCCACTTTGGGAGCCACACCAACATCTCAAGCAGAAGATGTGGGTGCCAGTTTGTTAGCCAGTACGCATAAGAGTCTGAAGGCCAAGCTTAGCAGTGCCACAGGTGGGAGCAAGGCAAAGGCCAGCAACAAGATCAAGGCCCAAACTAGTCGCATTGTGTCCAGCTTTAAGAACCAAACTGTCGTCAGCTCAGTGGTTCGAGAATTTGGTGGTCACAAGGATGGCATCTGGCAGGTGGACGCCAAGATAGGGCAACCCATTATCGGGACTGCATCAGCAGATCACACAGCTTGCATTTGGGGCATAGAGAGTGGTCGCTGCTTGCTGCAGTATCAGGGACACGCCGGATCGGTAAACTCCCTCAAGTTCCACAAGCATCGTGATTTGGTGCTTACTGGCAGCGGTGATGGAACTGCTCATATCTGGCAAGCGGCTGTCAACTGGGAGGTTCCTAAGTGAGTTTAGTTTTCTCAATATTATCTTTTTTATCTTACTTTATTCTATTTCTAACAGAAAGGGCCATTCCTCTGAGGAGGAGCTCGATGATAGCGATGAACAGGTAGAGGACAGAGATCGTTTAGACACTTTGCGTACACCCCTCTGCGAATTCACTGGCCCTGGCGGCCATCTATCTGTCGTGGTTGCTGCCGACTGGCTCTCCAGCATGGATCAGATTATAACTGGCAGTTGGGATCGTACTGCCATATTGTGGGATGTCGAAACAGCTCAACCTCTACAGCCTTTGACTGGCCACGACCACGAGCTGACGCATGTGTCGGCCCATCCCACCCAGCGTCTAGTCGTAACAGCTTCTCGTGACACCACCTTCCGTCTGTGGGACTTTCGCGAAGCCAAGTCCAGCGCCGTATCAGTGTTCCAGGGACATACAGAAACTGTAACCTCAAGTGTGTTTGCGCGTGATGATAAGGTAGTGTCTGGATCAGATGATCGTACTATTAAGGTGTGGGAGTTGCGGAATATGCGTTCCGCCCTGGCTACTATACGAACCGATTCTTCGGTTAATCGCCTGGCCGTTTCCAGTGGCGGGATCATTGCCATACCCCATGACAATCGGCAGATTCGTTTATTCGATTTGAATGGTCAACGGGTGGCTCGATTGCCACGCACCAGTCGTCAGGGACATCGTCGCATGGTTTCCTCGGTGGCCTGGGCCGAAGAGCCTCTGCTGAATTGTGATCTATTCTCATGCGGTTTCGATCGACGAGTCTTTGGCTGGTCCATAATCATGCCGAAGGATAATTGAAAATTACTAAAACCAGGGAAGGTAAGGAGTCGTAAGGGAATGTGAAGAAGTAGAACTACATGCAGGTGCTCGAATCATGAACAAACACACATGAATATATGTTAACCATATattcaaatacatatatatagaaaatatcaAGTATTATAACGCCAACAATGAAAACATTTTGTCACCCACGAAACGATGTTGCTTTTATGCCAAggatatttatattataatcACTGTTATTAGGCATATCCCTAGAACTATTTTTAGCTGTGTTTTATTATAACTAAATATCATAACTTAATCTAAATGTCTAAGGCATGGTTTTAATAAAAACGAACATAATCATTTGTCCACCTTTAGTCAATATTATCAAGCCTTTAacaaatttctatatacataaatacatactctctgtaataattatttaacaaatttaagcACTAGCAGACCGACAAGTATGCCCAATTCTAACAGAATTATTATAACCAAGAAGATTTTATTGTACACGACCTCTCGACTTAGCTTTCGAATGATGGCTCTCGATTTGGAAAGATCCCGATCTGCATCTTCCAAACGTCTGGTCGTCCGCAGAAGGGATTCACGCTGTTGACCCAGCTCGCCCAAAACCTATAAACAAATGTATAGTATTTAAATGGGCTGTGAATCACTTAACCAGGTTGGGTAAACTTGCCTCCACCCCCATATTTTCGGTTTCAATCGCAATTTGATTGGAACGCTGGATACTCATGCTGGAAGATTGCAAGACATTATAAGTATTGTCTGCCAATGTCTGTTGGCGCTGGTTGAAACTATCACTGCCACTGGGTAATTGAGTGTAGCCGGAATGggacatttttctttttttctttctttaatagttaaactaaaatgataacaaaaacaattaatgaTAACAAAGAATTAATGTTGCACTAAAAACCAGTGATGTCATTTTTTGTTAGGCCAAAACAGCTGAATCGACTTAAGAAAACAGCTAAACAAAGCTGAATCTCCGGGGAaaaaagccgaaaaaagctgattttaaaatattgaatttttacTACAATATTTACAATATCTTCCTTATCGCTCGTATAATATTCTctcttttctattttatttagaCAGCTGAGCGGTAGCAGGTAATCAATACAGCATTTGTTTTCTCGGTGCAGTCCATACCTAACGTTGTAACGTTGTTCATCGTATGTAAATATCACCTGTGATCTATTGTTTTTTCCCTTTAATGTAAAGCTAGGTTAAGTTGCCACTGAAGGTATCAGCAAACTAGTTTAAAccaaatatacaaatttataaaaaaaaaaaaagtccatACCTAAAAATTTAGATGAGCaaatttctaatttaaaaatatatatataaatataaacctTATGCTTAACATAGCGTTTAACCTATCAACGCTAATCCTATTTcggattttgttgttttcaaatttttgctgGAAAAAAGCTGAAATGACATCAGTGCTAAAACGCGTGAGTAAACCGCTCGAACATGTGAGTAAACACAACATGTTCGACTTCGCGAGCGTTTTACTCACGCGTTTTTAAAACGCTAGCGTTTTACTCACGCGTTTGTCtgcatttgccaacactgaaacATATTCGATAAATAGTGCTGCCAGAATAGACTTCTGGCAACATTACGATACTCCAAAAgggacaacaacaaaattatattcgctgcgtaattaattaaatttttattcagTAAAATCACAAGGAACTTGGTAAAAAGTGGTATCATCTCAGCGTAGCAATTGTGTTCAATGTAAGTTCAAGTGTTTAAGCACATAAGCTAGTggaaaaaacaataagaaagTTGTGTTACGCAGCGAAAAAGTGTAAAACAAAACGGAAAATGCCAATGGAGCCCCCCTTCCCataaaaaaacatacatatgtatacatacacacagacactaACACAGAGATGGCAATTGTATTTGTAGTAGTGGGGAGCACAAAAACAAGTAATTTGTGGGCGAGAGGAGAGGAGCCTAAAATCTCTTGAttaccaaagaaaaaaattgcacCATATTCAAAATTACACCCCCATCCTCACCTAGAAAATGGgcgtttcgttttttttaacTATTCCTTGCTGTTGTCAATATTTGCGTCTTGTCTTTTTCATTAGATAAATCACATTTCATATAAAGATCGCAGTGACCTCGTaacgatttttttttcctttgtttGTTGTCTTGCACTTTCTCTGCCAACTAATAATAAGTAATCATCAACAATTTGTTATCGCTACAATGCGGGTGCCTCCCCCCACCCTATCTCCTTTCTTCCGTTGTAAATATTACTAAGTGATCATTCATTGTTGTGAGGTTTAATGAGTCATGCAATTCTGATTCGGACTTATCATCATTTAGTCTGTGTTG is a window encoding:
- the LOC6651212 gene encoding WD repeat-containing protein 37, encoding MKATGTKAKAARLTSLTEDVYIVPEDAPFRGRLQFLFSQIEKEFEQLYVENLQLQDKLESVTAVSNKETPPSHEQQQQQLQQQQRNERAGVSGTGLGLSPATLGATPTSQAEDVGASLLASTHKSLKAKLSSATGGSKAKASNKIKAQTSRIVSSFKNQTVVSSVVREFGGHKDGIWQVDAKIGQPIIGTASADHTACIWGIESGRCLLQYQGHAGSVNSLKFHKHRDLVLTGSGDGTAHIWQAAVNWEVPKKGHSSEEELDDSDEQVEDRDRLDTLRTPLCEFTGPGGHLSVVVAADWLSSMDQIITGSWDRTAILWDVETAQPLQPLTGHDHELTHVSAHPTQRLVVTASRDTTFRLWDFREAKSSAVSVFQGHTETVTSSVFARDDKVVSGSDDRTIKVWELRNMRSALATIRTDSSVNRLAVSSGGIIAIPHDNRQIRLFDLNGQRVARLPRTSRQGHRRMVSSVAWAEEPLLNCDLFSCGFDRRVFGWSIIMPKDN
- the LOC6651213 gene encoding vesicle transport through interaction with t-SNAREs homolog 1B, with product MSHSGYTQLPSGSDSFNQRQQTLADNTYNVLQSSSMSIQRSNQIAIETENMGVEVLGELGQQRESLLRTTRRLEDADRDLSKSRAIIRKLSREVVYNKIFLVIIILLELGILVGLLVLKFVK